The proteins below are encoded in one region of Campylobacter helveticus:
- a CDS encoding cytochrome ubiquinol oxidase subunit I translates to MSELSSVDWSRAQFALTALYHFLFVPLTLGLSFIIAIMETIYVKTGSERWKNITKFWLSLFAINFAIGVATGIIMEFEFGTNWANYSWFVGDIFGAPLAVEGIFAFFLEATFFAVMFFGWDKVSKKFHLISTWCVAIGSNLSAFWILVANGWMQYPVGMAFNPDTARSEMQSFFEVALSPVAVSKFLHTIGSGYVISALFVMGISAWFLLKKRHIIEAKKSLVVGASFGLICSVFLFFSGDESAYRVTQTQPMKLAAMEGIYEGEHRAGIVAFGVLNPKKELDDNESVFLFDLTIPYALSILGNRDPNSFVPGIEDIVYGNTEKGIEPLQNRIDRGKIAIEALKNYQNAKENNNTSLMQTSKASLESHFKDFGYGYLEKPEDAVPPIALTFYSFHIMVGLGSLFFVLFIVTLYLTMANDIERFRKILWFCIFCIPLGYVAAEAGWIVAEVGRQPWAIQDLMPVGIAATELGKLNVQISFWIFAVLFTALLLAEIKIMLTQIKKGFHEKEAR, encoded by the coding sequence ATGAGCGAACTTAGTAGTGTAGATTGGTCTAGAGCGCAATTTGCCCTAACGGCACTTTACCACTTTTTATTTGTGCCGCTTACTTTAGGACTTTCTTTTATCATTGCGATAATGGAAACCATTTATGTAAAAACGGGTAGTGAGCGTTGGAAAAATATCACTAAATTTTGGCTTTCTTTATTTGCCATTAATTTTGCTATAGGCGTAGCTACTGGCATTATAATGGAATTCGAATTTGGCACAAACTGGGCGAATTATAGCTGGTTTGTGGGTGATATTTTTGGTGCACCTTTGGCTGTGGAGGGTATTTTTGCCTTTTTCCTCGAGGCGACATTTTTTGCTGTGATGTTTTTTGGCTGGGATAAGGTTTCTAAGAAATTTCATCTCATTTCAACTTGGTGTGTGGCGATAGGCTCAAATCTATCTGCGTTTTGGATTTTGGTTGCTAATGGCTGGATGCAGTATCCTGTCGGTATGGCGTTTAATCCAGATACAGCAAGAAGTGAAATGCAAAGTTTTTTTGAAGTCGCTCTTTCCCCTGTGGCTGTATCGAAATTTTTACACACTATAGGAAGCGGTTATGTGATTTCTGCACTTTTTGTGATGGGAATTTCGGCGTGGTTTTTACTTAAAAAAAGACATATTATAGAGGCGAAAAAGTCTTTGGTGGTGGGTGCTAGTTTTGGTTTAATTTGCTCGGTGTTTTTATTTTTTAGCGGAGATGAGAGTGCTTATAGGGTAACGCAAACTCAGCCTATGAAACTCGCAGCTATGGAGGGAATTTATGAAGGGGAGCATAGAGCGGGTATCGTTGCTTTTGGTGTATTGAATCCTAAGAAAGAGCTAGATGATAATGAAAGCGTATTTTTGTTTGATTTGACTATACCTTATGCACTTTCTATTTTGGGAAATCGAGATCCAAATTCTTTTGTGCCGGGCATTGAAGACATAGTTTATGGTAACACAGAAAAAGGTATAGAGCCTTTGCAAAATCGTATCGATAGAGGTAAGATAGCCATAGAGGCGTTAAAAAATTATCAAAATGCTAAAGAAAATAACAACACGAGCTTAATGCAAACAAGCAAAGCTTCGCTTGAAAGTCATTTTAAGGATTTTGGTTATGGTTACCTAGAGAAGCCAGAAGATGCTGTGCCGCCTATCGCTTTGACTTTTTATAGTTTTCATATAATGGTTGGGCTTGGAAGCTTATTTTTCGTGCTTTTCATTGTAACGCTTTATTTAACTATGGCAAATGATATTGAGAGATTTCGCAAAATTTTATGGTTTTGTATCTTTTGCATACCGCTTGGTTATGTTGCCGCTGAAGCGGGGTGGATAGTGGCTGAGGTAGGGCGTCAGCCTTGGGCGATACAGGATTTAATGCCTGTTGGAATCGCTGCCACAGAGCTTGGAAAGCTTAATGTGCAAATTTCTTTTTGGATTTTTGCTGTGCTTTTTACAGCTTTACTTTTGGCTGAGATTAAGATTATGCTAACGCAGATTAAAAAAGGTTTTCACGAAAAGGAGGCTAGATAA
- a CDS encoding cytolethal distending toxin subunit A: MKKILISILFSINLIFAQNPSEGDLENFTQIFSLRSLENGIILSVFRDSKELLHQNWKLRELVLSPELKAKDKMANKVPFGYVQFVTPTQDDTCMAILPNGFFGAKSCSKDLEEGALETVFSIMPTTTSAVQIRSLVLNSNECIGTFFNPNVPIEKRFGLKRCTFDPFSVILPEDLMILTPPLFKANVL; this comes from the coding sequence ATGAAAAAAATTTTAATATCAATTTTATTTTCCATCAATCTCATTTTTGCACAAAATCCTAGTGAGGGGGATTTAGAAAATTTTACGCAAATTTTTTCTTTACGCAGTTTGGAAAATGGCATTATCTTAAGCGTATTTAGAGATAGCAAGGAACTTTTACATCAAAATTGGAAGTTAAGAGAGCTTGTTTTAAGTCCTGAGCTTAAAGCAAAGGATAAAATGGCAAATAAGGTGCCTTTTGGTTATGTGCAATTTGTAACACCTACGCAAGATGATACCTGTATGGCGATACTACCGAATGGATTTTTTGGGGCGAAGTCTTGTTCGAAAGATTTAGAGGAGGGAGCTTTAGAAACAGTTTTTTCCATTATGCCAACTACAACCTCAGCCGTGCAAATTCGCTCTTTAGTTTTAAATTCTAATGAATGTATCGGCACTTTTTTTAATCCCAATGTTCCCATAGAAAAGCGTTTTGGACTAAAGCGTTGCACATTTGACCCATTTTCTGTAATTTTACCGGAAGATTTGATGATACTTACCCCTCCCTTATTTAAGGCGAATGTTTTATAA
- a CDS encoding cytolethal distending toxin subunit B family protein, with product MKKTIAFLCLTLSFLWADLEKYNVGTWNLQGSSAASESKWNVSIRQLITGDNALDVLMVQEAGVLPNSATMTERMVQPGGIPIHEYIWNLGSNSRPNSVYIYYSRIDVGANRVNLAIVSRVQADEVFVLPPPTTASRPIIGIRIGNDAFFSIHALARGGNDAGAIITAVDNFFRNRPEINWMIAGDFNRSPDTLLRLVDFDVANHINVVFPSSFTQISGGTLDYAVTGNSNRKRTYVAPLLSAILMLANLRTHLVSDHFPVNFRKF from the coding sequence ATGAAAAAAACTATTGCTTTTTTATGTTTAACACTCAGTTTTCTTTGGGCGGATTTAGAAAAATATAATGTTGGGACTTGGAATTTGCAAGGCTCATCTGCTGCAAGTGAAAGCAAATGGAATGTAAGCATTAGGCAGCTTATAACAGGCGATAATGCTTTAGATGTTTTGATGGTGCAAGAAGCGGGTGTTTTGCCTAATTCTGCAACGATGACTGAAAGAATGGTGCAGCCCGGAGGAATTCCCATCCACGAATACATTTGGAATTTAGGCTCAAATTCGCGTCCTAATTCTGTGTATATTTATTATTCTCGAATTGATGTAGGTGCTAACCGTGTCAATTTAGCCATAGTTAGTCGCGTTCAAGCCGATGAAGTTTTTGTTTTACCGCCCCCTACCACAGCCTCGCGTCCAATCATTGGCATACGCATAGGAAACGATGCTTTCTTTTCCATTCACGCTCTTGCTAGGGGAGGTAATGATGCTGGAGCTATCATCACGGCGGTAGATAATTTTTTTAGAAATCGTCCTGAAATTAATTGGATGATAGCTGGAGATTTCAACCGCTCACCTGATACCCTATTAAGACTTGTCGATTTTGATGTGGCAAACCATATCAATGTCGTCTTTCCCTCAAGCTTCACGCAAATTAGTGGAGGCACACTTGATTATGCCGTTACGGGAAATTCTAATAGAAAAAGAACTTATGTCGCACCGCTTTTAAGTGCGATTTTGATGTTGGCAAATTTAAGAACTCACTTAGTTTCCGACCATTTTCCTGTTAATTTTAGAAAATTCTAA
- a CDS encoding NAD(P)-dependent alcohol dehydrogenase: MLNLKENIPAKGYAMLSKDAKFTPFDFTRHPLGERDILIKILYAGICHSDIHTARSEWGEAVYPCIPGHEIAGEVVAVGEKVSKFKVGDYAGVGCMVNSCGECESCKISQEQFCERGQTIFTYNSKDIFHGGVNTYGGYSNNIVVSENFAITVPENAPMEKVAPLLCAGITTYSPLKFSKVKEGFKVGVAGFGGLGVMAVKYALKMGAKVSVFARNEKKKEEAFKMGVSGFYTSTNTDEVKERFDLILSTIPTFYEPSAYLDLLKFGGEFAIVGLPPHDNMPSISVKDFVYKAGKRVYGSLIGGIKETQEMMDFSLKHEIYPETELIKPSQIDEAYEKLTNGTAKFRYVIDMREVE, encoded by the coding sequence ATGTTAAATTTAAAAGAAAATATCCCTGCAAAGGGCTATGCTATGCTAAGCAAGGACGCGAAATTTACGCCTTTTGATTTTACGCGTCATCCTCTTGGAGAAAGAGATATTCTAATCAAAATTCTTTATGCTGGAATTTGTCATAGCGATATACATACCGCAAGAAGCGAGTGGGGCGAGGCGGTTTATCCTTGCATTCCAGGACACGAGATAGCGGGTGAAGTGGTCGCTGTGGGTGAAAAGGTAAGTAAATTTAAAGTGGGCGATTATGCTGGGGTAGGCTGTATGGTGAATTCTTGTGGTGAGTGCGAGTCGTGCAAAATCTCACAAGAGCAATTTTGTGAAAGAGGACAAACCATTTTTACTTACAATAGCAAAGACATCTTTCACGGAGGGGTTAATACCTACGGAGGCTATTCTAACAATATAGTCGTGAGCGAAAATTTCGCTATTACTGTGCCTGAAAATGCCCCTATGGAAAAGGTCGCACCTTTACTTTGTGCGGGCATTACGACTTATAGTCCTTTGAAATTTAGCAAGGTCAAAGAGGGCTTTAAAGTCGGTGTGGCAGGCTTTGGTGGGCTTGGTGTGATGGCAGTGAAATATGCTTTAAAAATGGGTGCTAAAGTAAGTGTTTTTGCCAGAAATGAAAAGAAAAAAGAAGAAGCGTTTAAAATGGGAGTAAGCGGCTTTTATACCAGCACAAATACAGATGAAGTTAAAGAAAGATTTGACCTAATCCTCTCCACTATCCCTACTTTTTATGAGCCAAGTGCGTATTTGGATTTATTAAAATTTGGCGGAGAATTTGCTATCGTGGGGCTTCCTCCACACGATAATATGCCTAGCATTAGTGTGAAAGATTTTGTTTATAAAGCGGGTAAAAGGGTGTATGGCTCTTTGATAGGTGGCATTAAAGAAACACAGGAAATGATGGACTTTTCACTCAAGCACGAAATTTACCCTGAAACCGAGCTTATCAAGCCTAGTCAAATCGATGAGGCTTATGAAAAACTCACAAATGGCACAGCAAAATTCCGCTATGTGATTGATATGAGGGAGGTGGAATAG
- a CDS encoding DUF4492 domain-containing protein: MALRFVFKIFDFYKDGFKNLTLGKTLWKIIFIKLFIILIVLKLFVFDVNFKSLYKDDASKTNFVMQNLISKENQ; encoded by the coding sequence ATGGCTTTGCGTTTTGTTTTTAAAATTTTTGACTTCTACAAGGATGGTTTTAAAAATTTAACCTTAGGCAAAACTCTTTGGAAAATTATCTTTATAAAGCTTTTTATTATTCTCATCGTTCTTAAACTTTTTGTTTTTGATGTGAATTTTAAAAGCCTTTATAAAGACGATGCAAGTAAAACAAATTTCGTTATGCAAAATCTCATCTCAAAGGAAAATCAATGA
- a CDS encoding MFS transporter, with protein sequence MQTAQNKLERKIATLTERLGFKLAIFSAAMMTFLGPVLVSPALPQIAKEFASTPHIELLTGLSLTIPALAMIFFTPLAGILMDKYVKLKLLYPMMLIWTLAGVSGAWCDSIYTLLLSRFVLGISGAFITTGASALIGDYFSIERRDRALSLQGFVMALGSAVLTVLAGYLVSLSWHYAFYVYGSGILIFIFCLFYLFEPRKKKKKLNFKVKPQYKNYANAYFIGFFSVFMYYLVGVHFPHYIEDILGLEAKYIGFAMALVTLAYAFSAYFYEDLKKLLSIKQIFVLAVILEAFGFLLVALVQDFRMALITLFIFGASGGLIITNNNAYLFTKTTQEVRARAYGGLASAMFLGQFLSPILTTPLLLALGFAWQFALWTLLLLVVAFYYHKRGLS encoded by the coding sequence ATGCAAACGGCTCAAAATAAACTAGAGCGTAAAATAGCAACTTTAACTGAAAGGCTAGGTTTTAAGCTAGCCATTTTTTCCGCAGCAATGATGACTTTTTTAGGACCCGTGCTAGTAAGTCCTGCTCTGCCACAAATCGCTAAGGAATTTGCCTCTACGCCTCACATAGAGCTTTTAACGGGCTTAAGCCTTACCATACCTGCTTTAGCTATGATTTTTTTCACGCCTTTAGCGGGAATTTTGATGGATAAATATGTCAAGCTGAAATTGCTCTATCCTATGATGCTCATTTGGACATTAGCTGGGGTAAGTGGGGCTTGGTGTGATAGCATTTATACCCTGCTTTTAAGCCGTTTTGTTTTGGGTATAAGTGGAGCTTTTATTACCACAGGGGCGAGTGCTTTGATAGGGGATTATTTTAGCATAGAGCGGCGTGATAGGGCTTTGAGTTTGCAAGGCTTTGTAATGGCTTTAGGCTCTGCTGTGCTAACTGTTTTAGCGGGCTATCTTGTAAGCCTATCTTGGCATTATGCTTTTTATGTGTATGGTAGTGGAATTTTGATTTTCATTTTTTGCCTTTTTTACCTTTTTGAGCCTCGCAAAAAGAAAAAGAAGTTAAATTTTAAAGTTAAGCCTCAATACAAAAATTACGCTAATGCTTATTTTATAGGTTTTTTTAGCGTGTTTATGTATTATTTAGTGGGGGTGCATTTTCCTCATTATATCGAAGATATTTTGGGACTTGAGGCAAAATACATAGGCTTTGCTATGGCTTTGGTTACGCTCGCTTATGCTTTTTCTGCGTATTTTTATGAGGATTTAAAAAAGCTTTTGAGCATAAAGCAAATTTTCGTTTTGGCTGTGATTTTAGAGGCTTTTGGTTTCTTACTTGTCGCTTTGGTGCAAGATTTTAGGATGGCTTTAATAACGCTTTTTATTTTTGGAGCTTCTGGAGGGCTTATCATCACAAACAATAACGCTTATCTTTTCACAAAGACCACGCAAGAAGTGCGTGCTAGAGCTTATGGGGGACTTGCTAGTGCTATGTTTTTAGGGCAGTTTTTAAGTCCCATACTTACAACCCCTCTTTTGTTAGCCTTAGGTTTTGCGTGGCAGTTTGCTTTATGGACTTTACTTTTGCTTGTGGTGGCTTTTTATTACCATAAAAGAGGACTTTCGTAA
- a CDS encoding RICIN domain-containing protein, with protein sequence MRKIGILLFVLLALSACGTKEINPLGSSFGAKDDGDPLKLGANPTFPAKQKTPSLIDGSDLVPQTSVVPLPRPILGSSADSPLTSDFMSILGPSGAALTVWALAQGNWIWGYTLLDSKSFGDARVWQLLIRPDNIVLIKNAKTLTCLNAYRNGIVHFSCDVTNPAQLWKLKPMDNGAVQIENIATKKCIQAPISNPLGDFKVFSIFITECQTKQNLDQQWYLTTPPFNAQPLYREK encoded by the coding sequence ATGCGAAAAATTGGAATTTTACTATTCGTTTTACTCGCGTTAAGTGCTTGTGGAACAAAAGAAATTAACCCGCTCGGCTCTTCTTTTGGAGCTAAAGATGATGGCGACCCTTTAAAACTTGGAGCAAATCCCACTTTTCCAGCAAAGCAAAAAACGCCTAGTCTCATTGATGGAAGTGATTTGGTCCCACAAACTAGTGTCGTCCCTCTGCCAAGACCGATTTTGGGTTCTTCAGCAGATAGTCCTTTGACAAGTGATTTTATGAGCATTCTAGGACCTAGTGGAGCAGCTTTGACCGTGTGGGCTTTAGCACAAGGGAATTGGATTTGGGGCTACACTTTACTTGATAGCAAAAGTTTTGGAGACGCAAGAGTATGGCAACTTCTTATAAGGCCGGACAATATTGTTTTGATTAAAAATGCCAAAACGCTCACTTGTCTCAATGCTTATAGAAATGGTATAGTGCATTTTTCCTGCGATGTAACTAATCCTGCACAGCTTTGGAAGCTCAAGCCTATGGATAATGGGGCGGTTCAAATTGAAAATATCGCGACAAAAAAATGTATCCAAGCACCGATTAGTAATCCTTTGGGAGATTTTAAGGTTTTTAGCATTTTTATCACAGAATGCCAAACAAAACAAAATTTAGACCAGCAATGGTATCTTACCACCCCACCTTTTAACGCGCAACCTCTATATAGGGAGAAATGA
- the nifJ gene encoding pyruvate:ferredoxin (flavodoxin) oxidoreductase: MSKIMKTMDGNEAAAYAAYAFTEVAGIYPITPSSPMADYTDMWAAAGKKNLFGMPVKLVEMQSEAGAAGSVHGSLQTGALTTTYTASQGLLLKIPNMYKIAGQLLPCVIHVAARSLASQALSIFGDHQDIYAARQIGFAMLCSHSVQETMDLAGVAHLAAIKGRVPFLHFFDGFRTSHEIQKVEVMDYAHFDRLLDREAVLAFRNSSLNPENPKTRGTAQNDDIYFQTRELTNRFYDALPDVVNEYMQEISKITGREYKPFTYYGHQEPERIVIAMGSVTQTLEEVVDYLNSKGEKVGVFKVYLYRPFSLKYFFDVMPKSVKKIAVLDRTKELGSLGEPLYIDVKSAFYGRENAPIIVGGRYGLSSKDVDPAQMLAVFENLKLDNPKDGFTVGINDDVTHTSLKTGEKLALGDESTIECLFYGLGADGTVGANKNSIKIIGDKTDFYAQAYFAYDSKKSGGYTRSHLRFSKKPIRSTYLVSTPHFIACSVAAYLEIYDVLAGIRKGGTFLLNSIWNAEETIRQLPDFVKKTLAEKEVNFYIINATKLARDIGLGNRTNTIMQSAFFKLANIIPYEDAQKFMKELAYKSYSKKGDAIVEMNYKAIDMGADGLVRVEVKPEWKNLEIKGKEETNAYKGTEFVEKIVKPMNAAKGDDLPVSAFLGYEDGSFEHGTTEFEKRGVGVMVPRWIESNCIQCNQCASVCPHAVIRPFLINDEEMAKAPRGVKEHALDAKGTKGEKLSFKIQVSPLDCTGCELCVHECPTKEKSLVMVPLQEEMDFGEQENADYLFKQIEYKDNILSKESVKGAQFAQPLFEFHGACPGCGETPYITLITRLFGERMIIANATGCSSIYGGSAPSTPYRKSVKNGHGPAWANSLFEDNAEFGLGMKIATENTRHRIENIMTENINVVPNALSALFKEWIANKDKGEESLQIRDKMLPLLEQHKDIKGVRDILNLKSFLMKKSHWIFGGDGWAYDIGYGGLDHVLASGENVNILVMDTEVYSNTGGQSSKSSRTGAVAQFAAAGKPIQKKDLGQIAMTYGYIFVAQVNSSANYSHLIKVLKAAEAYDGPSLVIAYSPCIAHGIKGGLGYSGEQGELATKCGYWPLYTFDPRLEEQGKNPLTMVSKEPDWELYEQFLMNEVRYNSLKKANPDHANELFERNKKDAQRRYRQLKRIAMADYSDEKQGE, encoded by the coding sequence ATGAGTAAAATAATGAAAACTATGGACGGCAACGAAGCTGCAGCTTATGCGGCGTATGCTTTTACTGAGGTTGCTGGAATTTATCCTATTACTCCAAGTTCTCCTATGGCTGATTATACTGATATGTGGGCGGCTGCTGGAAAGAAAAATTTATTTGGTATGCCTGTGAAGTTAGTTGAGATGCAAAGTGAGGCTGGAGCGGCTGGTTCTGTGCATGGCTCACTGCAAACTGGAGCTTTAACGACAACTTACACGGCTTCTCAAGGTTTGTTACTTAAAATTCCTAATATGTATAAAATCGCAGGGCAGCTTCTTCCTTGTGTTATCCATGTTGCGGCGCGTTCTTTAGCGTCTCAAGCCCTTTCTATTTTTGGGGACCATCAAGATATTTATGCTGCAAGGCAAATTGGTTTTGCTATGCTTTGCTCACATTCTGTGCAAGAAACTATGGATTTAGCAGGTGTTGCGCATTTGGCGGCGATTAAGGGGCGTGTGCCGTTTTTACATTTTTTTGATGGTTTTAGGACAAGCCACGAAATTCAAAAAGTTGAGGTGATGGATTATGCACATTTTGACCGCTTACTTGATAGGGAGGCGGTTTTAGCCTTTAGAAATTCATCTTTAAATCCTGAAAATCCTAAAACAAGAGGCACGGCACAAAATGATGATATTTATTTTCAAACGAGAGAATTGACAAATCGTTTTTATGATGCTTTGCCTGATGTAGTAAATGAATATATGCAAGAAATTTCTAAAATCACAGGTAGGGAATATAAACCTTTTACATACTATGGACATCAAGAGCCTGAACGCATTGTGATTGCTATGGGTTCGGTTACGCAGACTTTGGAAGAGGTTGTTGATTATCTCAATTCTAAGGGTGAGAAAGTTGGGGTTTTTAAGGTCTATCTCTATCGTCCTTTTAGCCTTAAATATTTCTTTGATGTAATGCCAAAATCTGTAAAGAAAATCGCAGTTTTAGATAGAACAAAAGAGCTGGGAAGCTTAGGTGAGCCACTTTATATCGATGTGAAATCTGCTTTTTATGGCAGAGAAAACGCTCCTATTATAGTGGGCGGAAGATACGGACTTTCCTCAAAAGATGTCGACCCTGCTCAAATGTTAGCCGTCTTTGAAAATCTTAAACTTGATAATCCAAAGGACGGTTTCACAGTTGGGATTAACGATGATGTAACCCACACTTCTTTAAAAACGGGTGAAAAACTCGCACTTGGTGATGAAAGCACCATTGAGTGTTTATTTTATGGGCTTGGAGCTGATGGAACTGTTGGGGCAAATAAAAATTCGATTAAAATTATCGGTGATAAAACTGATTTTTACGCACAAGCTTATTTCGCTTACGACTCTAAAAAATCAGGTGGTTACACAAGGTCGCATTTAAGATTTTCTAAAAAGCCTATCCGCTCAACTTACCTTGTTTCTACACCGCATTTTATCGCTTGTTCTGTGGCGGCTTATTTAGAAATTTATGATGTTTTAGCTGGAATTCGTAAAGGTGGAACTTTTTTATTAAATAGCATTTGGAATGCTGAAGAGACTATAAGGCAATTGCCCGATTTTGTTAAAAAGACTTTAGCGGAAAAGGAAGTGAATTTTTATATCATCAATGCTACTAAACTTGCGCGTGATATAGGGCTTGGAAATCGCACTAATACCATTATGCAATCTGCTTTCTTTAAACTTGCCAACATCATACCTTATGAAGATGCGCAAAAATTTATGAAAGAACTTGCCTATAAGTCTTATAGTAAAAAAGGCGATGCTATCGTTGAGATGAATTATAAAGCCATAGATATGGGTGCTGATGGGCTTGTGCGAGTTGAAGTAAAGCCTGAGTGGAAAAATTTAGAAATCAAAGGAAAAGAAGAAACTAATGCTTACAAAGGGACAGAATTTGTAGAAAAAATCGTTAAGCCTATGAATGCGGCTAAGGGGGATGATTTACCTGTTTCAGCGTTTTTGGGTTATGAAGATGGAAGTTTTGAACACGGCACGACTGAATTTGAAAAAAGAGGTGTTGGTGTTATGGTGCCGCGTTGGATAGAGTCAAATTGTATCCAGTGTAATCAATGCGCTTCTGTGTGTCCTCACGCGGTAATTCGTCCATTTTTGATTAATGATGAAGAGATGGCAAAAGCCCCAAGAGGCGTAAAAGAACACGCTTTAGACGCTAAAGGAACTAAGGGTGAGAAATTAAGCTTTAAAATTCAAGTTTCTCCGCTTGATTGCACGGGCTGCGAGCTTTGTGTGCATGAGTGTCCTACTAAAGAAAAATCTTTAGTTATGGTGCCTTTACAAGAGGAAATGGATTTTGGTGAGCAAGAAAATGCAGATTATTTATTTAAGCAAATCGAGTATAAAGATAATATTTTAAGTAAAGAGAGTGTAAAGGGAGCGCAGTTTGCACAGCCTTTATTTGAATTTCACGGAGCGTGTCCGGGCTGTGGAGAGACGCCTTATATTACTCTTATTACAAGACTTTTTGGCGAAAGGATGATTATTGCAAACGCGACTGGTTGTAGTTCGATTTATGGGGGTTCTGCGCCTTCTACGCCATATAGAAAAAGCGTGAAAAATGGACACGGACCTGCTTGGGCTAATTCTTTGTTTGAAGATAATGCTGAATTTGGTTTGGGTATGAAGATTGCGACTGAAAATACAAGGCATCGTATAGAAAACATTATGACTGAAAACATAAATGTAGTTCCAAATGCTTTAAGTGCTTTGTTTAAAGAGTGGATTGCAAATAAAGATAAAGGCGAAGAATCGCTTCAAATCCGCGATAAAATGCTTCCTCTTTTAGAGCAACACAAAGATATTAAAGGCGTTAGAGATATTTTAAATTTAAAAAGCTTTTTGATGAAAAAGTCGCATTGGATTTTTGGCGGAGATGGCTGGGCTTATGATATAGGTTATGGTGGGCTTGACCATGTTTTAGCGAGTGGAGAGAATGTTAATATTTTAGTAATGGATACGGAGGTGTATTCTAATACAGGCGGACAAAGCTCTAAATCTTCACGCACCGGGGCTGTAGCGCAGTTTGCCGCGGCGGGTAAGCCTATCCAAAAGAAAGACTTAGGGCAAATTGCTATGACTTATGGTTATATTTTTGTAGCACAAGTTAATTCAAGTGCAAATTATAGTCATCTCATCAAGGTTTTAAAAGCTGCTGAGGCTTATGATGGACCATCTTTAGTGATAGCTTATTCTCCTTGTATAGCACACGGTATTAAGGGTGGGCTTGGTTATTCTGGAGAGCAAGGCGAGTTAGCGACTAAGTGTGGTTATTGGCCTCTTTATACTTTTGACCCACGCCTTGAAGAGCAAGGAAAGAATCCTTTAACTATGGTTAGCAAAGAGCCTGATTGGGAGCTTTATGAGCAGTTTTTGATGAATGAAGTGCGTTATAATTCTTTAAAAAAAGCAAATCCAGACCACGCAAATGAGCTTTTTGAGCGTAATAAAAAAGACGCGCAACGCCGTTATAGACAGCTCAAACGCATCGCTATGGCTGATTATAGTGATGAAAAGCAAGGCGAGTGA
- the cydB gene encoding cytochrome d ubiquinol oxidase subunit II: MFFGLELEALQIYWWVVLSLLGGLLVFMFFVQGGQTLMDELSSNALEKTMLVNSLGRKWELGFTTLVLFGGAAFAAFPLFYSTSFGGAYWAWLAILLCFILQAVSYEYRSKENNVFGSKTYEIFLKINGFLGVFLIGVAVSSFFSGSHFSLNSQNFVQWQHPLRGLELLLNPYNYLLGFALIFLSRILGAAYFMNNISDEAIKAKCIAKLKFNSLLFLPFFLGFLGWICFKDGFFVGDGGVVSLKANVYLQNFLSYPIFAVILVLGVVLVLLGMVQGAKKCTKAIWTLGVGTILAVFALFLSVGLGESAFYPSLSDLQSSLTIKNASSSYYTLSVMAYVSLFVPFVLAYIAYVWNAMDKVKITKEEIANDAHAY; the protein is encoded by the coding sequence ATGTTTTTTGGTTTAGAACTTGAAGCCTTGCAAATTTATTGGTGGGTTGTTTTAAGTCTTTTGGGGGGACTTTTGGTATTTATGTTTTTCGTTCAAGGGGGGCAGACTTTGATGGACGAGCTTTCAAGTAACGCCTTAGAGAAAACGATGCTTGTAAATTCTTTAGGGCGTAAATGGGAGCTTGGTTTTACAACTTTAGTGCTTTTTGGTGGAGCGGCTTTTGCGGCGTTTCCACTTTTTTATTCGACTAGTTTTGGGGGGGCTTATTGGGCTTGGCTTGCTATTTTGCTTTGCTTTATACTTCAAGCGGTAAGTTATGAATACCGCTCGAAAGAAAATAATGTCTTTGGTTCGAAAACTTATGAAATTTTCCTTAAAATCAACGGATTTTTGGGCGTATTTTTAATAGGAGTTGCGGTGAGTAGTTTTTTTAGTGGCTCACATTTTTCTTTAAATTCACAAAATTTTGTTCAGTGGCAACACCCTTTGCGAGGGCTTGAACTTTTGCTTAATCCTTACAATTATCTTTTAGGTTTTGCTTTAATTTTTTTAAGCCGAATTTTGGGTGCGGCGTATTTTATGAATAATATAAGTGATGAAGCTATTAAGGCTAAGTGTATTGCTAAACTTAAATTTAATAGTCTTTTGTTTTTACCTTTTTTCTTGGGTTTTTTAGGGTGGATTTGCTTTAAAGATGGGTTTTTTGTTGGTGATGGTGGTGTGGTAAGTTTGAAGGCGAATGTTTATTTGCAAAATTTTCTTTCTTACCCTATTTTTGCGGTTATTTTGGTTCTGGGTGTTGTTTTGGTGCTTTTGGGTATGGTGCAAGGAGCTAAAAAATGCACGAAAGCTATTTGGACTTTAGGTGTTGGCACTATTTTAGCTGTTTTTGCTTTATTTTTAAGTGTGGGTTTGGGAGAAAGTGCCTTTTACCCAAGTCTTAGTGATTTGCAAAGTTCTCTTACGATAAAAAATGCTAGCTCGAGCTATTATACTCTTAGTGTTATGGCCTATGTATCTTTATTTGTGCCTTTTGTTTTAGCTTATATTGCTTATGTGTGGAATGCGATGGATAAAGTTAAAATTACTAAGGAAGAAATCGCAAACGACGCACACGCTTATTAA